A genome region from Camelina sativa cultivar DH55 chromosome 10, Cs, whole genome shotgun sequence includes the following:
- the LOC104719559 gene encoding cytochrome P450 85A1-like isoform X1, producing the protein MGTVMVMMGLLVILVSLCSALLRWNQMRYTKNGLPPGTMGWPIFGETTEFLKQGPNFMRNQRLRYGSFFKSHLLGCPTLISMDSEVNRYILKNESKGLVPGYPQSMLDILGTCNMAAVHGSSHRLMRGSLLSLISSTMMRDHILPKVDHFMRSYLGQWNELEDIDIQDKTKHMAFLSSLTQIAENLRKPFVEEFKTAFFKLVVGTLSVPIDLPGTNYRCGIQARKNIDRLLRELMQERRDSGETFTDMLGYLMKKEDNRYLLTDEEIRDQVVTILYSGYETVSTTSMMALKYLHDHPKALQELRTEHLAIRERKRPNEPLGLEDVKSMKFTRAVIFETSRLATIVNGVLRKTTRDLEINGYLIPKGWRIYVYTREINYDANLYEDPLIFNPWRWMKKSLESQNSCFVFGGGTRLCPGKELGIVEISSFLHYFVTRYRWEEVGGDELMVFPRVFAPKGFHLRISPY; encoded by the exons ATGGGAActgtgatggtgatgatgggtCTACTTGTTATCCTCGTCTCGCTCTGCTCTGCTCTTCTCCGATGGAATCAGATGCGATAtaccaagaatggtcttcctccTGGAACCATGGGATGGCCAATTTTTGGGGAAACCACCGAGTTCCTCAAACAAGGCCCCAACTTCATGAGAAACCAAAGACTccg ATATGGGAGTTTCTTCAAATCTCATCTTCTTGGTTGTCCAACATTAATCTCGATGGACTCAGAAGTGAACAGATACATTTTAAAGAACGAATCAAAAGGTTTGGTTCCTGGTTACCCACAATCTATGCTTGATATACTCGGGACTTGCAACATGGCTGCGGTTCATGGTTCGAGCCACCGGCTTATGAGAGGCTCGCTTCTCTCTCTTATAAGCTCGACCATGATGAGGGATCACATCTTGCCTAAAGTCGATCACTTCATGAGAAGCTATCTTGGTCAGTGGAATGAACTTGAGGATATTGATATCCAAGATAAGACCAAACAT ATGGCATTTTTATCTTCACTGACCCAAATCGCTGAGAATTTAAGAAAACCATTCGTTGAAGAATTCAAAACAGCGTTCTTCAAGCTTGTTGTTGGTACTTTATCAGTTCCGATCGATCTTCCCGGCACGAATTATCGTTGCGGAATCCAA GCAAGAAAGAACATTGATAGGTTGCTAAGAGAGCTGATGCAAGAACGTAGAGATTCTGGAGAAACATTCACAGACATGTTAGGTTACttgatgaagaaggaagataacCGATACCTGTTAACCGATGAAGAGATAAGAGACCAAGTCGTCACTATTTTGTATTCGGGTTACGAAACTGTATCTACGACTTCTATGATGGCTCTTAAGTACCTTCATGATCACCCTAAAGCTCTTCAAGAACTCAGA ACAGAGCATTTGGCTATAAGGGAAAGAAAACGACCAAACGAACCACTCGGTCTGGAGGATGTGAAGTCAATGAAGTTCACTCGAGCT GTTATCTTTGAGACATCAAGATTGGCAACGATCGTTAATGGGGTCCTAAGGAAAACTACTCGTGACTTGGAAATCAACG GTTATTTAATTCCAAAAGGATGGAGAATTTATGTTTACACGAGGGAAATTAACTACGATGCAAATCTTTATGAAGACCCATTGATCTTTAATCCATGGAGATGGATg AAGAAGAGCTTGGAGTCACAAAACTCATGCTTTGTGTTTGGCGGTGGAACAAGGCTTTGTCCTGGTAAGGAACTAGGGATTGTTGAGATCTCGAGCTTCCTCCATTACTTTGTTACGAGATACAG ATGGGAGGAAGTAGGAGGGGATGAATTAATGGTATTTCCAAGAGTTTTTGCACCAAAGGGCTTCCACCTTAGGATTTCTCCCtactaa
- the LOC104719559 gene encoding cytochrome P450 85A1-like isoform X2 has product MGTVMVMMGLLVILVSLCSALLRWNQMRYTKNGLPPGTMGWPIFGETTEFLKQGPNFMRNQRLRYGSFFKSHLLGCPTLISMDSEVNRYILKNESKGLVPGYPQSMLDILGTCNMAAVHGSSHRLMRGSLLSLISSTMMRDHILPKVDHFMRSYLGQWNELEDIDIQDKTKHMAFLSSLTQIAENLRKPFVEEFKTAFFKLVVGTLSVPIDLPGTNYRCGIQARKNIDRLLRELMQERRDSGETFTDMLGYLMKKEDNRYLLTDEEIRDQVVTILYSGYETVSTTSMMALKYLHDHPKALQELRTEHLAIRERKRPNEPLGLEDVKSMKFTRAVIFETSRLATIVNGVLRKTTRDLEINGYLIPKGWRIYVYTREINYDANLYEDPLIFNPWRWMVSWSHKTHALCLAVEQGFVLVRN; this is encoded by the exons ATGGGAActgtgatggtgatgatgggtCTACTTGTTATCCTCGTCTCGCTCTGCTCTGCTCTTCTCCGATGGAATCAGATGCGATAtaccaagaatggtcttcctccTGGAACCATGGGATGGCCAATTTTTGGGGAAACCACCGAGTTCCTCAAACAAGGCCCCAACTTCATGAGAAACCAAAGACTccg ATATGGGAGTTTCTTCAAATCTCATCTTCTTGGTTGTCCAACATTAATCTCGATGGACTCAGAAGTGAACAGATACATTTTAAAGAACGAATCAAAAGGTTTGGTTCCTGGTTACCCACAATCTATGCTTGATATACTCGGGACTTGCAACATGGCTGCGGTTCATGGTTCGAGCCACCGGCTTATGAGAGGCTCGCTTCTCTCTCTTATAAGCTCGACCATGATGAGGGATCACATCTTGCCTAAAGTCGATCACTTCATGAGAAGCTATCTTGGTCAGTGGAATGAACTTGAGGATATTGATATCCAAGATAAGACCAAACAT ATGGCATTTTTATCTTCACTGACCCAAATCGCTGAGAATTTAAGAAAACCATTCGTTGAAGAATTCAAAACAGCGTTCTTCAAGCTTGTTGTTGGTACTTTATCAGTTCCGATCGATCTTCCCGGCACGAATTATCGTTGCGGAATCCAA GCAAGAAAGAACATTGATAGGTTGCTAAGAGAGCTGATGCAAGAACGTAGAGATTCTGGAGAAACATTCACAGACATGTTAGGTTACttgatgaagaaggaagataacCGATACCTGTTAACCGATGAAGAGATAAGAGACCAAGTCGTCACTATTTTGTATTCGGGTTACGAAACTGTATCTACGACTTCTATGATGGCTCTTAAGTACCTTCATGATCACCCTAAAGCTCTTCAAGAACTCAGA ACAGAGCATTTGGCTATAAGGGAAAGAAAACGACCAAACGAACCACTCGGTCTGGAGGATGTGAAGTCAATGAAGTTCACTCGAGCT GTTATCTTTGAGACATCAAGATTGGCAACGATCGTTAATGGGGTCCTAAGGAAAACTACTCGTGACTTGGAAATCAACG GTTATTTAATTCCAAAAGGATGGAGAATTTATGTTTACACGAGGGAAATTAACTACGATGCAAATCTTTATGAAGACCCATTGATCTTTAATCCATGGAGATGGATggtat CTTGGAGTCACAAAACTCATGCTTTGTGTTTGGCGGTGGAACAAGGCTTTGTCCTGGTAAGGAACTAG